From Paucidesulfovibrio gracilis DSM 16080, a single genomic window includes:
- a CDS encoding flavin reductase family protein, whose product MKVSLGAEVLAMPTPVWIVGSYGEDDKPNAMTIAWGGVCCSKPPCVAVSLRKATHTYGNVMRRKAFTVSVPSEQYAKEADYFGMASGRDVDKFQVTGLTPEPSQVVDAPYVKEFPLVLECRLLHTLEIGLHTQFVGEIVDVKADQDVLVDGRPALDKVMPLLYGTGGKMYYKSGPFLGKGFSIGRGYMA is encoded by the coding sequence ATGAAAGTTTCACTTGGAGCGGAAGTATTGGCCATGCCCACACCGGTATGGATCGTGGGCAGTTATGGCGAGGACGACAAACCCAATGCCATGACCATTGCCTGGGGCGGGGTCTGCTGCTCCAAACCGCCGTGTGTGGCGGTTTCCCTGCGTAAAGCCACGCATACGTACGGCAATGTCATGCGCCGCAAGGCCTTTACCGTGAGCGTGCCGTCCGAGCAATACGCCAAGGAAGCGGACTATTTCGGCATGGCCTCAGGCAGAGACGTGGACAAGTTCCAGGTCACGGGCCTGACCCCTGAACCGAGCCAGGTTGTGGACGCCCCGTATGTCAAGGAGTTCCCCTTGGTTCTGGAGTGCCGTCTGCTGCACACGCTGGAAATCGGTCTGCACACCCAGTTCGTGGGGGAAATCGTGGACGTGAAGGCGGATCAGGACGTCCTGGTGGACGGTCGCCCCGCACTGGATAAGGTCATGCCCCTGCTCTACGGCACGGGAGGCAAAATGTATTACAAATCCGGGCCGTTTTTGGGCAAGGGCTTCAGCATCGGCCGGGGATACATGGCCTAA
- a CDS encoding putative quinol monooxygenase — protein MTSSPGEIVLTVIFSPRPGAGESLMRALERLGRASRRDTGCLAYDFHGGKDGRILLLERWATRELLELHQNQPFLQQFQETAGPLLASPPELLEWKPLDLKNAPTEAP, from the coding sequence ATGACATCGTCCCCTGGCGAAATCGTGTTGACCGTGATTTTTTCCCCCCGGCCCGGAGCCGGGGAGTCCCTGATGCGTGCCCTGGAGCGGTTGGGGCGGGCCAGTCGGCGTGACACCGGCTGCCTGGCCTATGATTTTCATGGCGGAAAAGACGGCCGCATCCTGCTTTTAGAGCGCTGGGCCACCAGGGAATTGCTGGAGCTGCACCAGAATCAGCCATTTTTGCAACAGTTTCAGGAAACGGCCGGGCCATTGTTGGCCTCGCCGCCGGAACTGCTGGAATGGAAACCGTTGGACTTGAAAAATGCACCTACGGAGGCACCATGA
- the uvrA gene encoding excinuclease ABC subunit UvrA, which produces MKNTESHSADKRCIHIEGARHHNLKDLTLDIPRDKLVVVCGPSGSGKSTLAFDIVYAEGQRRYVESLSAYARQFLPQMDKPQVDKVEGLSPAISLEQQTSTRNPRSTVGTVTEVYDFLRVFFARLGRFHCPQCGKPIQAQTQDEIVENILALPEGTKFLLLAPLVDHQKGTHKDLFAKLKKEGFVRVRVNGEVVALDDAPDLEKNKKHSIDLVVDRLVVRPGMRTRLADSVELALTKGEESLTVSVVGGSHAPTGDRLVSTLSTCPDCKISLPRLTPQLFSFNSPQGACPACSGIGAVDYFEPDLLAPNKGLSLNKGAVIPWKNARLFAKHADALKAVGKKHGFTLDTPVGQFTPEAWQAMFYGDKAADWEGVIPKLELGQQMGPIWRDELARFRQSRPCPACNGARLRPESLAVRVRSGDGTGNEPGPNIFEFVSMSIARALEWLKGLTFEGHENLIADPLLKELIHRLGFMVNVGLDYISLGRNMSTLSGGEAQRIRLASQLGSGLVGVTYVLDEPSIGLHPRDNERLLATLRSLQGRGNTVLVVEHDEETIRNADHVLELGPGSGMLGGELVHEGDVPSLLQGQTLTGKYLRGDMRIEQPEKKVEPTGCLTLRGAETNNLKNLDLEIPLGQLVCVTGVSGSGKSSLVMDSLYKHIALAQGIKVDNPGRITGIDGLEQIEKIVSIDQTPIGRTPRSNPATYTKVFDEIRKIFAGTKDSKTRGYQPGRFSFNVKGGRCENCRGDGQIRVEMHFLPDVYVTCNVCKGKRYNAQTLEVEYRDKNIADVLNMTVRQAKAFFENHPVLLRKLTVLEEVGLEYLKLGQPATTLSGGEAQRIKISRELGKRSLPGALYILDEPTTGLHMHEVGKLIKVLRKLVDKGATVIVIEHNIDVIRAADHVVDLGPGGGESGGRIVAAGSPEQIQADPHSVTGKFL; this is translated from the coding sequence ATGAAGAACACTGAATCCCATTCCGCTGACAAGCGTTGCATCCATATCGAAGGAGCCAGGCACCACAACCTCAAGGATCTGACGCTGGACATCCCCCGCGACAAGCTTGTGGTGGTCTGCGGACCGTCCGGTTCAGGCAAATCCACCCTGGCCTTTGACATCGTCTACGCCGAGGGCCAGAGACGCTACGTGGAATCCTTGTCCGCGTATGCCCGCCAGTTCCTCCCGCAGATGGACAAACCCCAGGTGGACAAAGTGGAGGGACTTTCCCCGGCCATCAGCCTGGAGCAACAGACGTCCACACGCAACCCGCGCTCCACCGTGGGCACGGTCACCGAGGTGTACGACTTTTTGCGCGTGTTCTTCGCCCGTTTGGGCCGCTTCCACTGCCCCCAATGCGGCAAGCCCATCCAGGCGCAGACCCAGGATGAAATCGTGGAGAACATCCTCGCGCTGCCCGAAGGCACCAAGTTTCTGCTCCTGGCGCCGCTGGTGGACCACCAAAAAGGCACGCACAAGGACTTGTTCGCCAAGTTGAAAAAAGAAGGTTTCGTTCGCGTGCGCGTGAACGGCGAGGTCGTTGCACTGGACGATGCACCGGACCTGGAAAAAAACAAAAAACACAGCATCGACCTGGTGGTGGACCGGTTGGTGGTCCGACCCGGCATGCGCACCCGCCTGGCCGATTCCGTGGAACTGGCGCTGACCAAAGGGGAGGAATCCCTCACGGTTTCCGTGGTTGGCGGCAGCCATGCCCCCACCGGCGACCGGCTCGTGTCCACGCTCTCCACCTGCCCGGACTGCAAAATTTCCCTGCCCAGGCTCACCCCGCAACTCTTTTCCTTCAACAGCCCCCAAGGCGCTTGCCCAGCCTGTTCCGGCATTGGAGCGGTGGATTATTTCGAGCCGGACCTGCTCGCGCCCAACAAAGGGCTTTCCCTGAACAAGGGAGCCGTCATCCCCTGGAAAAACGCCCGGCTCTTCGCCAAGCACGCGGACGCGCTCAAAGCCGTGGGCAAGAAGCACGGCTTTACCCTGGACACGCCCGTGGGCCAATTCACGCCCGAGGCATGGCAGGCCATGTTCTATGGCGACAAGGCCGCAGATTGGGAAGGGGTCATCCCCAAGTTGGAACTGGGCCAGCAAATGGGACCGATCTGGCGGGACGAGCTGGCCCGTTTCCGGCAATCCCGCCCCTGCCCGGCCTGCAATGGAGCACGCTTGCGGCCGGAATCCCTGGCCGTTCGTGTCCGCAGCGGCGACGGAACCGGGAACGAACCCGGGCCAAACATCTTTGAGTTCGTTTCCATGTCCATTGCCCGCGCCTTGGAATGGCTCAAAGGGCTGACCTTCGAGGGACACGAAAACCTCATTGCCGACCCCCTGCTCAAAGAATTGATCCACCGGCTCGGATTCATGGTCAATGTCGGCCTGGATTACATCTCCCTGGGCCGGAACATGTCCACGCTTTCAGGCGGCGAAGCCCAGCGCATCCGGCTGGCCTCCCAGCTCGGGTCCGGGCTGGTGGGCGTGACCTACGTGCTGGATGAGCCGTCCATTGGCCTGCACCCCCGTGACAATGAACGGCTATTGGCCACGTTGCGCAGTCTGCAAGGACGCGGCAATACCGTGCTGGTGGTGGAACATGACGAGGAAACCATCCGCAACGCCGACCATGTCCTGGAACTTGGCCCGGGATCGGGCATGCTCGGCGGGGAACTGGTGCATGAGGGGGATGTACCATCCCTGCTGCAAGGCCAGACCCTGACCGGTAAATACCTGCGCGGGGACATGCGTATCGAACAGCCCGAAAAAAAGGTGGAACCCACCGGCTGCCTCACCCTGCGCGGAGCCGAGACCAACAACCTGAAAAATCTGGACCTGGAAATCCCCCTGGGACAGCTCGTATGCGTCACCGGGGTGTCCGGCTCTGGCAAAAGCTCCCTGGTCATGGATTCCCTCTATAAGCACATCGCCCTGGCCCAAGGCATCAAGGTGGACAACCCGGGACGCATCACCGGCATCGACGGGCTGGAACAAATCGAAAAAATCGTGTCCATCGACCAGACCCCCATCGGCCGAACCCCGCGCTCCAATCCGGCCACCTACACCAAGGTGTTTGATGAAATCCGAAAAATCTTTGCCGGCACCAAGGATTCCAAGACCCGCGGATATCAGCCGGGCCGGTTCAGCTTCAACGTCAAAGGCGGACGCTGCGAAAACTGCCGGGGCGACGGCCAGATCCGGGTGGAAATGCACTTTCTCCCCGATGTGTACGTGACCTGCAACGTCTGCAAAGGCAAACGATACAACGCCCAAACCCTGGAAGTGGAATACCGCGACAAAAACATCGCGGACGTGCTGAACATGACCGTGCGCCAGGCCAAGGCATTCTTCGAAAATCATCCCGTGCTGCTGCGCAAGCTCACCGTGCTGGAGGAAGTGGGCCTGGAGTACCTCAAGCTCGGTCAACCCGCCACCACCCTTTCCGGCGGCGAAGCACAGCGCATCAAGATCAGCCGGGAACTGGGCAAACGAAGCCTGCCCGGGGCGCTGTACATTCTGGACGAACCCACCACCGGCCTGCACATGCACGAAGTGGGCAAGCTCATCAAGGTACTGCGCAAGCTTGTGGACAAAGGCGCCACGGTCATCGTTATCGAACACAATATCGATGTGATCCGCGCTGCCGACCATGTGGTGGACCTGGGACCAGGCGGTGGAGAAAGCGGTGGACGTATCGTGGCCGCGGGTTCGCCCGAACAGATCCAGGCTGATCCGCATTCCGTGACAGGCAAGTTTTTGTAG